Proteins from a genomic interval of uncultured Methanocorpusculum sp.:
- a CDS encoding YwbE family protein — protein sequence MKKGNLRSNIHRGDAVAIILKKDQPTGALTFGRVAEILTNSQTHPHGIKVRLTDGSVGRVQEIY from the coding sequence ATGAAAAAGGGAAATCTGCGCAGTAATATTCATCGTGGGGATGCGGTGGCAATAATCCTGAAAAAAGATCAGCCGACGGGTGCGCTGACGTTCGGGCGGGTCGCGGAGATTTTAACCAACTCACAGACCCACCCGCACGGGATAAAAGTCAGACTCACCGACGGGTCGGTCGGCCGGGTCCAGGAAATCTACTGA